One segment of Stegostoma tigrinum isolate sSteTig4 chromosome 24, sSteTig4.hap1, whole genome shotgun sequence DNA contains the following:
- the LOC132210925 gene encoding protein rtoA-like: MSASEFGVPSTRSGISQYSTTVTTMCPEVNPGAVAGVRSESQSSTWSESRSSTGSESQSSSGCESQSSTGTEPQSSTGSESQSSMGSESRSSTGCESWSRIGSETRSTTENVSRSSTGIESWSSMGSESQRSRGAGSGATQGANPRAAKGMRPRAAQRMYPGAAQSSAGSESQSSTGNESRSSMGSGSQSSGGCDAQSSIGSGFWSSTGCEAQSSMGNEFWSNTGSKYQSSEGNEAQSSTENVSWSSIGNVSQSSTGRESQSSTGSESQSGTG, encoded by the exons GCCCAGAGGTGAATCCTGGAGCAGTGGCAGGTGTGAGGAGCGAGTCGCAGAGCAGCACATGGAGCGAGTCCCGGAGTAGCACAGGgagcgagtcccagagcagctCAGGgtgtgagtcccagagcagcacaggGACTGAGCCCCAGAGCAGTACAGGGAGTGAGTCTCAGAGCAGCATGGGAagcgagtcccggagcagcacagggtgtgagtcctggagcagaaTAGGGAGTGAAACCAGGAGTACCACAGAGAATGTATCCAGGAGCAGCACAGGGAtcgagtcctggagcagcatgGGGAGTGAGTCACAGAGGTCACGGGGAGCGGGTTCTGGAGCAACACAGGGAGCAAATCCCAGAGCAGCGAAGGGAATGAGGCCCAGAGCAGCACAGAGAATGTATCCTGGAGCAGCGCAG AGCAGCGCAgggagtgagtcccagagcagcacaggGAATGAATCCCGGAGCAGCATGGGGAGCGGGTCTCAGAGCAGCGGAGGGTGTGACGCCCAGAGCAGCATAGGCAGCGGGTTCTGGAGCAGCACAGGGTGTGAGGCCCAGAGCAGCATGGGGAATGAGTTCTGGAGCAACACAGGGAGCAAATACCAGAGCAGTGAAGGAAATGAGGCACAGAGCAGCACTGAGAATGTATCCTGGAGCAGCATAGGGAATGTGTCCCAGAGCAGCACGGGGAgagagtcccagagcagcacaggGAGCGAGTCCCAGAGCGGCACAGGGTGA